Genomic DNA from Peribacillus sp. FSL H8-0477:
ATCAGCTGCAACTCATCTTCTTCCCATGCCTTTTTCAGCGTGTTGATAAATAATTCAGTCGGCTGTGCACCTGAAACACCATATTTCCGGTCAATCACAAAAAATGGCACCCCAGTAATTCCGAGTTTGCTTCCTTCTTGCTCATCTGCTCTTACTTCTGAGGTATAGCGATCGCTTTCGAGCATTACTTTAGTCTCTATAGGGTCGAGACCTGCTTCAGCTGCGAGTGCCGTTAGTACTTCTTGTCTGCCAATATGCAAGGTATTTGTAAAGTACGCTTTAAATAGGAGTTCGTTCATCTCTTTTTCTTTACCATAGTCTGCTGCAAAATGCAGTAAACGATGGGCATCAAATGAATTGGTTAGGATCATTTTATCAAAGCGATACTCTAGCCCCTCTGCTTTTGCCTGCTGCAGAATACTGTCAGTTTGAGCCTTAGCTTGTTCTAGGCTCATACCGTATTTACCCGCAAGCATTTCATACATATTTACCTTGTTATCACGTTTTGCGTTCGGATCTAACTCAAAGCTCCGAAAGACAACCTCCACGTCCGATTTGTGATCGAACTGTTCTAATGCCTTCTCAAAACGGCGTTTTCCGATATAGCAAAACGGACATTGATAATCGGACCAAATTTCAACCTTCAGTTGAAACACCTCCAGAGTATTAGATAGTCACTTACTATATCTCTTTGTTCAAAAAATAGAAAGTAATTTAACTAACGATTCTATATCTTCCTTAGCTTAATTGAAGTAACATTATGGCTTGCATCTTTAACCAAAATGATATCTCCTCGGTTCTTGGTTGGTTCGATATTTTCTTTTAAATTAACTTTATTAATACTATTCCATATACCTGCAGCTGTTTCTTCCGCTTCAGCATCGGAAAGATATGCATAGCGTTTAAAATAAGAATTGGGATTATTAAAAGCAGTCAATCTTAACTTTTTAAAACGATCGATATACCACTCAATCAAATCATTTTCATCCGCATCCACATAAATCGATAAATCAAAGAAGTCAGAAACAAAGACGCTCGGGAGCGTTTGGTCATCCGAGGACGGTGTCTGTAAAACATTTACCCCTTCAACAATCACGATATCAGGTTGATCAATAATCTGATAGTCTTCTGGAATGATATCATAATACAAATGCGAATAGACTGGAGCTTTAATCCTCGGTGTCCCGGACTTCAACAAGGCTAAAAACTTAATTAATTCCTTAATGTTATAGCTTTCTGGAAACCCCTTTCTATGCATAATCCCTCTTCTTTCAAGCTCTGCATTGGGATAAAGAAATCCATCTGTTGTGACAATTTCCACCTTCGGATGATTCGGCCATCGTGAAAGCAAGGCCTTGATTATCCGTGCTGATGTACTCTTCCCTACAGCCACACTTCCCGTCATTCCTAAAATGTAGGGAACCTTTCGCGTGCTTTTTCCAAAAAACGTATCTGTTACCGAGTGCAGCTGTTGCGAAGCTGTCGTGTACAAATTAATTAGTCTTGTTAATGGAATATATATATTAGAGACTTCATCAATCGATACCTGTTCATTGACACCCTGTAGCTCTTCTATCTCTGATTTAGTTAAGGTCATTGGTGTGTTAAAGCGCAGTCTAGCCCATTCTTCTTTTGAAAATGTGCTATAAGGCGAATAAGTCTCAGTCTCGATTTTCATGTCAGGCTCCTTAGTGTCCGATTATGATGACGTTTACATCAACCATCATTTCCTATTTTAGTAAAAATAATTAGTTCTGGAAAGTAAAAAGAAACATCTGTGTCAATTTATTTTTCAAATGCCTAAATCGAACTTTCAAGAATATAACTCGATAAAGATTTTTAAGGCGTAATAATATGACCAGGGTACAACCCTTAGTTCAGAAAAGGTCTCGGTTCCTCCAATAATTATGACAACAGGAATGCTCATTATTGTTTTGTATCGGGATTATATAATAATCCATTTCGATAATGCTTTCCAACAGTTGGACTTGCAATGCCCGTTCCGAACCTTAAGTAACTTTCTCAAATGGCATTCGTATACCTGATTCATCTCCAATGAAATGGAATTAGTAAGTCGTAACGTTTTTTTCCTCCCTTGTTAAAGAGGGTTGCGTAAAGACTTTTAGAAAAATAATTCCTGCACCTGAAACAAGACAAATCAGAATACCAACGGAGAGAAAAAGCGCGGGTAGACCATATGCCGACGCACAAAATGTACCATATATGATTCCGAGCGGTGCCGCCGCTTTGGTGAGCAGAAAGCGGACGGATAACACCTGCCCCATGATCTCTTCAGGTACAAGCCGATGATAGAGAGTGGAACTGTATACATTCCAAAAAGGCATGGCCATTCCTGCAGCTAACTCAATCAAACACGCAGCCCAAAACATGGTTGTACTCCCTAAAGCGATGTAGGTAAGACCACCAAAGCATAGTGTTGTGAGCATAATCGGATACAAAGCTTTCGGCTCCCTCACTCTGCCTACGATAACAGTTCCTGCTATGTACCCTAATGGAAAGGACGCCGCAAAAAAGCCGTATGCTGCTGAAGTGCCGCCAAGAATTTCCGTTACATAAGGAATATACATCGCTTGTGTAGCAAACACTCCGAAACTTGTAATAGAGACAAATACGCCCAATATCAGGAGTATTTTTTGATTCTTATAAATAGCTAATCCCATTTCAAACTGCTTCCCCCAGGTTTGATTACGTTGAACCTTAGGCGGTTTCTCTTGGGTCCTAACTAAGGCTGCTAATGAGAAGACAAACAAGACAATAATGATTTCAAGTGTAATCTTCGTGCCATACATCCCAACCAGTAACCCAGATATAGGCAAACTTACGAATCGGGCAAATTGAACAAGTCCTGAGATTTTCGCATTGATTTTCACTAGAATACGGCGATGAACCCACTTTGGAATCAAGGCATTGGCTGCAGCATCATAAACAGCTAATGAACTGAGAAATGAAGCGATATATAATACAGCAACCGAACTCTGACCAGTCGTCTGGAATAAGAGAATGGCCCCATAGGAAAGAATCCGTACAAGCTCG
This window encodes:
- the coaA gene encoding type I pantothenate kinase; protein product: MKIETETYSPYSTFSKEEWARLRFNTPMTLTKSEIEELQGVNEQVSIDEVSNIYIPLTRLINLYTTASQQLHSVTDTFFGKSTRKVPYILGMTGSVAVGKSTSARIIKALLSRWPNHPKVEIVTTDGFLYPNAELERRGIMHRKGFPESYNIKELIKFLALLKSGTPRIKAPVYSHLYYDIIPEDYQIIDQPDIVIVEGVNVLQTPSSDDQTLPSVFVSDFFDLSIYVDADENDLIEWYIDRFKKLRLTAFNNPNSYFKRYAYLSDAEAEETAAGIWNSINKVNLKENIEPTKNRGDIILVKDASHNVTSIKLRKI
- a CDS encoding DsbA family oxidoreductase; translation: MKVEIWSDYQCPFCYIGKRRFEKALEQFDHKSDVEVVFRSFELDPNAKRDNKVNMYEMLAGKYGMSLEQAKAQTDSILQQAKAEGLEYRFDKMILTNSFDAHRLLHFAADYGKEKEMNELLFKAYFTNTLHIGRQEVLTALAAEAGLDPIETKVMLESDRYTSEVRADEQEGSKLGITGVPFFVIDRKYGVSGAQPTELFINTLKKAWEEDELQLISGNESEGGSCTDDSCTNE
- a CDS encoding MFS transporter — encoded protein: MKNRERFNLQLVVASQMFSTFASVSGTFVIGWMVFELTGSKVAMGSLWLVSISAQMLIQFIIGPLIDKYKRTSVMKLTELVRILSYGAILLFQTTGQSSVAVLYIASFLSSLAVYDAAANALIPKWVHRRILVKINAKISGLVQFARFVSLPISGLLVGMYGTKITLEIIIVLFVFSLAALVRTQEKPPKVQRNQTWGKQFEMGLAIYKNQKILLILGVFVSITSFGVFATQAMYIPYVTEILGGTSAAYGFFAASFPLGYIAGTVIVGRVREPKALYPIMLTTLCFGGLTYIALGSTTMFWAACLIELAAGMAMPFWNVYSSTLYHRLVPEEIMGQVLSVRFLLTKAAAPLGIIYGTFCASAYGLPALFLSVGILICLVSGAGIIFLKVFTQPSLTREEKNVTTY